The following are from one region of the Oligoflexia bacterium genome:
- a CDS encoding SurA N-terminal domain-containing protein, producing the protein MIGFWRKHTKSFVIHLVFWPIIAVFIIWGFEKSDNDGVGGAAAVVNGKTITVAEYRNALQRMIDFYSQMMQGNFDENAQRQYRVKEAALRQLINSELVTQQAHKIGLQVTDAEVRRSITEIPMLQKDGRFSRENYDSLLKYYRMSASQFEDNLRKEALIEKTRRLFEKSLNPSQSELDKEKTLSAQKMNLEFLRLEKEQLAGNVSATDAEVESFVKDAENQNQLKEYFDLHKSEFSHPEQIRARHILVKADRGNKVAQTQALEKIAKIKEELNKSSFESLAKKYSDDPGSKNKGGDLDWFDKGRMVPEFEKVAFESPIGKISEPVQTNFGYHFIKVEGKKAAESTPFDVARVTIAKKLVAQKKIEKALADADKKIANDPNGALKELESITKGVKWEQTGTFSFSDDRIPKIGEYDEVVNAAFSLTPQKPVFPKLIQVGSAVYVLRYKNVDSKALPVAEPPMMGGNSKDLGRNVYTAWTSKLVEKAKIKPNPQIFAEDAQAP; encoded by the coding sequence ATGATTGGCTTTTGGCGAAAGCATACAAAAAGTTTTGTTATTCACTTGGTCTTTTGGCCAATCATTGCCGTTTTTATCATCTGGGGTTTTGAAAAATCAGATAATGATGGGGTAGGTGGAGCGGCTGCGGTCGTTAATGGTAAAACCATCACGGTCGCCGAATATCGCAATGCGTTGCAGCGTATGATCGATTTCTATTCGCAAATGATGCAAGGCAATTTCGATGAAAATGCTCAGCGCCAATATCGTGTGAAAGAAGCTGCCTTACGACAACTTATCAATAGTGAGTTGGTAACACAGCAAGCTCATAAAATTGGGCTTCAAGTCACAGATGCTGAAGTCCGAAGATCTATTACTGAAATTCCTATGCTTCAAAAAGATGGCAGATTTTCTAGAGAAAATTATGATTCACTTTTGAAATACTACCGTATGTCAGCTTCTCAATTCGAAGATAACCTTCGTAAAGAAGCATTGATTGAAAAAACACGTAGGCTCTTTGAAAAGTCATTAAATCCAAGTCAATCGGAGCTGGATAAAGAAAAAACGTTGAGTGCGCAAAAGATGAATTTAGAATTTTTGCGATTAGAAAAAGAGCAATTGGCAGGTAATGTTTCTGCAACTGATGCTGAGGTTGAGAGTTTCGTTAAAGATGCGGAAAATCAAAATCAGTTAAAAGAATATTTTGATCTTCATAAATCTGAGTTCTCGCATCCTGAACAAATACGAGCTCGTCATATATTAGTAAAAGCTGATCGCGGTAATAAGGTGGCCCAAACCCAAGCTTTAGAAAAGATCGCAAAAATTAAAGAAGAACTCAACAAATCTTCATTTGAAAGCCTTGCGAAAAAATACAGCGATGATCCAGGCTCAAAAAACAAAGGTGGAGACTTAGATTGGTTTGATAAAGGTCGGATGGTTCCAGAGTTTGAGAAAGTGGCATTTGAATCACCAATCGGAAAAATCTCTGAACCTGTTCAAACTAACTTTGGTTATCACTTCATTAAAGTTGAAGGTAAAAAAGCAGCCGAAAGCACTCCATTTGATGTCGCACGAGTCACTATTGCTAAAAAACTTGTAGCACAAAAGAAAATAGAAAAAGCATTAGCAGATGCAGATAAGAAAATTGCAAACGACCCTAACGGTGCACTTAAAGAATTAGAGAGTATAACTAAGGGAGTTAAATGGGAACAAACTGGTACATTTTCATTTAGCGATGATCGAATCCCAAAAATCGGTGAGTATGACGAGGTAGTGAACGCTGCTTTTTCATTAACTCCTCAAAAACCTGTGTTTCCAAAACTTATTCAAGTGGGAAGTGCTGTGTATGTTTTGCGCTACAAAAATGTAGATAGCAAAGCTTTGCCAGTCGCAGAACCCCCTATGATGGGTGGAAATTCTAAAGATCTTGGTCGAAACGTGTACACGGCTTGGACTTCGAAGCTTGTGGAAAAAGCTAAGATTAAGCCTAACCCTCAGATCTTTGCCGAGGATGCACAAGCTCCTTAA
- the rodA gene encoding rod shape-determining protein RodA, with amino-acid sequence MALQVQERTTIRKVDYNLALVILALNLIGLINLYSATHGPNTRGGGSNLFWAQLMYLGAAWIIYAAITFIDYRIFLQLAYPLYGINLCLLVLVFIIGHTVLGGQRWIDLGPVHYQPSETMKPIMVFVIARYFHTHARPEGHTLKELIVPATLVMIPALLVIKQPDLGTGMLLMGIIFTMFVFVKVQKRVLLVAGLILCIALPLAWKYSLKEYQKNRVLTFIEPNRDPRGAGYNSIQSKIAVGSGKVIGKGFRKGTQSQLEFLPERHTDFIFSVLSEEHGFVGSITTLGLFSLLFLMGVRIASQAKDKFGVLLVIGLMAVLFWHVFINVGMTTGLLPIVGIPLPLISYGGSSLLTIMVCLGIVSSVSLRRFLF; translated from the coding sequence ATGGCGTTACAAGTTCAAGAAAGAACAACAATAAGAAAAGTAGATTACAATCTTGCACTTGTGATTTTAGCCCTTAATCTTATAGGCCTTATAAATCTTTACTCAGCCACACACGGGCCAAATACTCGAGGTGGGGGTTCAAATTTATTTTGGGCGCAGTTAATGTATTTAGGAGCTGCTTGGATCATCTATGCTGCAATTACCTTTATTGATTATAGAATATTCTTACAACTTGCTTATCCGCTTTACGGTATTAATTTATGTCTATTAGTTTTAGTTTTTATTATCGGCCATACAGTCCTTGGCGGACAGCGCTGGATTGATCTTGGCCCCGTTCATTATCAGCCGTCAGAAACCATGAAGCCCATTATGGTTTTTGTTATAGCAAGATATTTCCATACACACGCACGGCCCGAAGGGCATACCCTTAAGGAATTAATAGTCCCAGCGACACTTGTGATGATCCCAGCACTTCTTGTGATCAAACAACCTGATTTGGGAACAGGGATGCTTTTAATGGGAATTATTTTTACGATGTTCGTATTTGTAAAAGTGCAAAAACGGGTATTACTCGTCGCGGGACTGATACTTTGCATAGCACTGCCTTTAGCTTGGAAATATTCACTCAAGGAATATCAGAAAAATAGGGTCCTCACATTTATCGAACCTAATCGTGACCCACGTGGAGCTGGATATAATAGCATTCAATCAAAAATTGCAGTTGGATCAGGCAAAGTCATTGGCAAAGGATTTAGAAAGGGCACTCAAAGTCAGCTTGAATTTTTACCCGAAAGACACACTGATTTTATCTTTAGTGTACTCTCTGAAGAACACGGTTTTGTAGGAAGCATCACAACACTTGGATTATTTAGCCTGCTTTTTTTAATGGGAGTTAGGATTGCAAGCCAAGCGAAAGACAAATTCGGAGTACTCTTAGTCATAGGCCTGATGGCCGTTTTATTTTGGCATGTATTTATAAACGTGGGGATGACCACAGGTCTACTCCCCATTGTTGGTATTCCGCTTCCACTCATTAGCTACGGTGGATCAAGTCTTCTCACCATCATGGTTTGCTTAGGAATAGTATCGAGTGTTTCTTTACGAAGATTTCTTTTTTAG
- a CDS encoding S8 family serine peptidase, translating to MLGFALALVTPKGSDPGGEAILSRTLVFSIIICFLGSSEALSQPNKPTRYRASEIIVKLKDPNRSSYGSAQSAKPLSMKFQSDFKNKVNRQHRMRALESWDNINMHHMKIDDPGKTVEQSIQEISALEEVEYAEPNYIVDKFEEDAPASSAYSLAQVLSFIGFSFGMTSAAIQATPTWPIITGTQSSIVAVIDTGVDYTHTSFTNAIWSNTAEVNGVGGVDDDRNGFVDDIRGWNFAYNNNNPYDDEGHGTHVAGIVLGVSENIFTIPASATKIQIMPLKFLDSTGSGTTADAIKAIYYAANNGARVMNNSWGGGGYSIALAEAITYSYYKDVVFVVAAGNANNNNDSAPTYPASYEIPNVVSVAASDDNDTRANFSNFGTKLVHLSSPGVGILSTYPGNLFAYLSGTSMAAPFVAGVAGMMRVESPVMNCFQVKSLVLATVDPKSNLAPYVQTSGRLNVYNAVNAAKNTAVSSYKPNFMLTVNPADRGLASSIASRGGGCGLVSVVGKNIVDKNIGPQDRVKQVVITLAMLLLPLVLISALRTPEKASNRRRFDRYAINSSVTLKLGDKELVGAIKTISVGGSEINADAMLKQGSVVTMSIASPDGKTKIDVQGHIVWSEQEKRYGVQFNEVADTVKAQIVQWSRVLTKV from the coding sequence GTGCTTGGCTTTGCCCTTGCTTTAGTAACCCCTAAGGGAAGTGATCCTGGGGGGGAAGCTATACTTTCGCGTACGTTGGTTTTCAGTATTATTATATGTTTTCTAGGTTCATCTGAGGCTTTATCTCAGCCCAATAAACCTACGCGCTATCGTGCATCTGAAATCATCGTTAAATTAAAAGATCCAAATCGTAGTTCATACGGCTCGGCGCAAAGTGCAAAACCTCTCTCAATGAAATTTCAAAGTGATTTTAAAAACAAAGTCAATCGTCAGCATCGCATGCGCGCCCTTGAGTCGTGGGACAATATAAACATGCATCATATGAAAATTGATGATCCAGGCAAAACAGTAGAGCAAAGCATTCAAGAAATTTCAGCACTCGAAGAAGTAGAATACGCAGAGCCAAACTACATTGTAGATAAGTTTGAAGAAGACGCTCCTGCAAGTTCAGCTTACTCGCTAGCACAAGTACTTTCGTTTATTGGATTCAGTTTTGGTATGACATCCGCTGCCATACAAGCAACTCCAACGTGGCCCATAATTACAGGAACTCAATCTTCAATTGTAGCCGTTATCGATACGGGGGTTGATTATACTCACACTTCATTTACGAATGCGATTTGGTCAAATACTGCTGAAGTAAACGGTGTGGGTGGTGTTGATGACGATCGTAATGGTTTTGTAGATGATATTCGTGGATGGAACTTTGCTTACAACAATAACAATCCCTATGATGATGAAGGTCACGGTACACACGTAGCTGGCATTGTACTTGGTGTAAGTGAAAATATATTTACAATACCTGCATCAGCGACAAAAATTCAAATCATGCCATTGAAATTTTTAGATAGCACGGGTTCAGGCACAACAGCTGATGCTATTAAAGCAATTTACTACGCAGCTAATAATGGTGCGCGGGTGATGAATAATTCATGGGGCGGCGGTGGATATAGTATTGCACTCGCCGAGGCTATAACTTATTCGTACTATAAAGATGTCGTATTTGTTGTTGCTGCTGGAAATGCAAATAACAATAACGATTCAGCTCCAACGTATCCTGCAAGTTATGAAATTCCAAACGTAGTGTCAGTTGCCGCTTCTGATGATAATGATACACGCGCTAACTTTAGTAACTTTGGAACAAAATTAGTTCATTTAAGTTCACCTGGAGTTGGTATTTTAAGTACATATCCTGGTAATTTATTTGCGTACTTATCAGGTACCAGCATGGCAGCGCCATTTGTTGCAGGTGTAGCTGGCATGATGCGTGTGGAATCTCCTGTAATGAATTGCTTTCAAGTAAAGAGTCTTGTTTTGGCGACTGTTGATCCAAAAAGTAATCTTGCTCCTTATGTGCAAACATCCGGACGCTTAAATGTTTATAATGCGGTAAATGCAGCAAAAAACACTGCAGTGAGTTCGTACAAACCAAATTTTATGCTTACTGTAAATCCTGCTGATCGCGGTCTTGCAAGTTCTATTGCAAGTCGTGGTGGCGGTTGTGGTTTAGTTTCAGTAGTGGGAAAAAACATTGTTGATAAAAATATCGGCCCACAAGATCGCGTTAAGCAAGTTGTTATAACTTTAGCGATGTTACTGTTACCATTAGTTCTAATTTCTGCTTTGAGAACACCTGAAAAAGCAAGTAATCGTCGACGCTTTGACCGCTACGCAATTAATAGTTCTGTCACACTTAAACTTGGCGACAAAGAACTTGTAGGCGCAATCAAAACTATCTCTGTCGGTGGTTCTGAGATCAATGCCGATGCGATGCTCAAGCAGGGAAGTGTT
- the trxA gene encoding thioredoxin, with protein sequence MGANTTVVTDATFESEVLKSNVPVLVDFWAEWCAPCRALAPTLEDVAAQYKDQIKVVKINIDENPEVPTQFGVRSIPTLILFKAGQQIDQSLGNIPKAQVVSLVQKAL encoded by the coding sequence ATGGGAGCCAATACAACTGTAGTAACAGACGCCACTTTCGAGTCTGAAGTATTAAAGTCAAATGTGCCAGTACTTGTCGATTTTTGGGCTGAATGGTGCGCACCATGTCGTGCACTTGCTCCAACTTTGGAAGACGTAGCTGCGCAATATAAAGATCAAATCAAAGTTGTGAAAATAAACATCGACGAAAACCCTGAGGTGCCTACTCAATTTGGCGTTCGTAGTATCCCGACTTTGATCTTGTTTAAAGCTGGTCAACAGATTGATCAATCTTTAGGAAATATTCCCAAAGCTCAAGTTGTTTCACTTGTTCAAAAAGCGCTCTAA
- the mreC gene encoding rod shape-determining protein MreC, which produces MFGFFELDLKKLLLVILILALPLISVNLERRDSDTGPRWYEQPVLWIVHPTQEFFSKFALGVSHTTSHYLNLVNIKTENRVSKEEVLKLKQDLAQVVEVKLENSRLKQQLQFQEESPNNLLGAQVIGVDLWGEYSSLNINKGSDHGIIKGMAVITREGAVGYILNSSAKYATVLALTDQNAVIDVLVQRTRARGISEGIGRDLCRIKYLQRTDDVQIGDLVITSGFDGIFPKGFPVGLVTKVSKKNYGVTQNVEMRPVVDTNRLEEVFIVIAPDIRESKLTPTDTDADKLAEKPSDKPVEKTIDKVPVKAKPTQ; this is translated from the coding sequence ATGTTCGGATTCTTTGAGTTAGATTTAAAAAAACTGCTTTTAGTTATACTTATTCTAGCTCTTCCTCTGATTTCAGTAAATCTTGAAAGACGAGATTCAGATACCGGCCCCAGGTGGTATGAACAGCCCGTTTTATGGATTGTTCACCCCACTCAAGAATTTTTTTCTAAGTTTGCGTTGGGCGTGTCACATACTACAAGTCATTATTTAAATCTCGTAAACATCAAAACTGAAAATCGCGTTTCAAAAGAAGAAGTTCTTAAACTCAAACAAGATCTCGCACAAGTTGTAGAGGTAAAGCTTGAGAACTCTCGATTAAAACAACAACTCCAATTCCAAGAAGAATCCCCCAATAACCTCTTAGGGGCACAGGTCATTGGCGTTGATCTTTGGGGAGAATACAGCTCCCTTAATATTAATAAAGGCTCAGATCACGGAATAATAAAAGGCATGGCCGTCATCACCAGAGAAGGTGCTGTGGGTTATATACTTAATAGCAGCGCAAAATATGCTACCGTATTGGCCCTTACAGATCAAAATGCCGTAATTGATGTACTCGTACAGCGTACGCGAGCTCGTGGGATTTCAGAGGGAATTGGTCGAGATCTTTGTCGCATTAAATACCTTCAGAGAACAGACGATGTTCAAATTGGTGATCTCGTCATTACAAGTGGTTTTGATGGGATATTTCCAAAAGGATTTCCTGTAGGCCTTGTTACAAAAGTGAGTAAGAAAAATTATGGTGTTACTCAAAACGTTGAGATGCGCCCAGTTGTAGATACAAACCGACTTGAAGAAGTATTCATCGTCATTGCTCCTGATATACGCGAATCAAAATTAACACCTACTGATACCGATGCTGATAAATTAGCTGAAAAGCCATCTGATAAACCGGTAGAAAAAACTATTGATAAAGTCCCAGTAAAGGCCAAGCCAACTCAATGA
- the mrdA gene encoding penicillin-binding protein 2: protein MTPPNDWIENSEDVKEYQERYPFVYGAIIVTFIILIGRLWYLQIIRGSELKRFSEKNQIKEQKIQAPRGMLLDRDGQILVDNLPTFNVTLTPQYLISLDKTSQELSVILKIKKEGIIDKVKSSRKQNGIFKPVAIKENVSRDEVAMVERLKFDTPGLKVVMGIKRNYLLSDNGAQIFGYTGEISKEELPVLNASRTPDNKLRSGDVIGKSGLEKRWDAEIRGVDGERFVSVDAREREVAVGRDLILTGYPESTDSIPGRNLVLTIDKDLQATAYESMKRNKQIGSVVAIDPNTGEILSLLNAPSFDPNHFSTGIPPDIWAQLVNDPFKPLRNKVIQDHFPPGSTFKAIVALAALQEKVITINSSYHCGGFMKFGRRDYHCWKKHGHGRVNVFQALESSCDVFFYHVGLQLGIDRIAKYARKLGMGTRTGILLDNERSGLVPDTDWKKKTLGEEWQPGENLSNAIGQGFMLLTPLQMVTIYSAIGLDGLVNRPYIIKKIQDIDGNSRQEFGSKTIRNVQSTEDGNDAVISLENFEIVKTGLSRVFQGDHGTAQAFKIPGLEIAGKTGTVQLFTFTKEQVFAKCEARELKQRNNGWLVAFAPKDKPKFAVAVHVEHGCHGTTAGPIVKDMMLAYFRKYAPEYLKTYDEKMKKAGKIVVPAKEAQ from the coding sequence ATGACGCCACCAAATGACTGGATAGAAAATAGCGAAGATGTAAAAGAATACCAAGAGAGGTATCCGTTTGTGTATGGTGCAATCATCGTCACATTCATCATCTTAATAGGAAGGTTGTGGTATCTTCAAATAATCAGAGGCAGTGAACTCAAAAGATTTAGTGAAAAAAATCAAATTAAAGAACAAAAAATTCAAGCACCTCGCGGAATGTTATTAGATCGTGATGGCCAAATTTTGGTTGATAATCTTCCAACATTCAATGTGACATTGACACCGCAGTATCTCATTTCGCTTGATAAAACTTCTCAAGAACTTTCGGTAATTTTAAAAATCAAAAAAGAAGGCATCATTGATAAAGTAAAATCCAGCAGAAAACAAAATGGTATTTTTAAACCCGTTGCTATTAAAGAAAACGTAAGTCGTGATGAAGTTGCCATGGTTGAACGCCTCAAGTTTGATACCCCAGGTCTCAAAGTCGTTATGGGAATTAAGCGTAACTATCTTTTGAGTGATAATGGCGCTCAAATTTTCGGATATACGGGTGAGATCAGTAAAGAAGAACTCCCTGTACTTAACGCATCTCGTACACCCGATAACAAACTTAGATCAGGGGATGTGATTGGAAAATCAGGATTAGAAAAACGGTGGGATGCTGAAATTCGCGGCGTTGATGGAGAACGGTTTGTTTCTGTTGATGCGAGAGAACGAGAAGTTGCGGTAGGTCGAGATTTAATATTAACAGGATATCCAGAAAGTACGGATTCTATTCCTGGAAGAAATCTTGTTCTCACTATCGATAAAGATTTACAAGCCACAGCCTATGAATCAATGAAACGTAACAAACAAATTGGAAGTGTTGTAGCTATTGATCCCAACACGGGTGAAATACTATCTCTCCTGAATGCTCCGTCTTTTGATCCAAATCATTTTTCTACGGGTATCCCCCCAGATATTTGGGCCCAACTTGTAAATGATCCGTTTAAGCCTTTAAGAAATAAGGTTATCCAAGATCACTTTCCTCCTGGGAGTACTTTTAAAGCGATTGTCGCTTTAGCGGCACTTCAAGAAAAAGTAATTACTATTAATTCGTCATATCACTGTGGCGGATTTATGAAGTTTGGACGCAGAGATTATCACTGCTGGAAAAAACATGGTCATGGGCGCGTTAATGTTTTTCAAGCTCTTGAAAGCTCATGTGACGTATTTTTCTATCATGTGGGACTTCAACTTGGGATTGATCGCATTGCAAAGTATGCACGAAAATTAGGCATGGGCACTCGCACTGGAATATTACTAGATAACGAACGCTCTGGTCTTGTACCAGATACTGATTGGAAGAAAAAAACTTTAGGCGAAGAATGGCAACCTGGCGAGAATCTTTCAAATGCAATCGGCCAAGGATTTATGCTGCTCACCCCACTACAGATGGTCACCATATATTCTGCTATTGGCCTAGACGGATTAGTAAACAGACCTTACATCATTAAAAAAATTCAAGACATTGATGGCAATTCCAGACAAGAATTTGGATCCAAAACAATTCGCAATGTTCAAAGCACTGAAGATGGCAACGACGCTGTAATTAGTCTAGAAAATTTTGAAATTGTAAAAACTGGTTTGAGTAGAGTTTTTCAGGGAGATCACGGTACAGCACAAGCGTTTAAGATCCCAGGGTTAGAGATCGCAGGTAAAACAGGAACAGTGCAGTTGTTTACATTTACCAAAGAACAAGTATTTGCAAAATGTGAAGCAAGAGAACTAAAACAACGAAACAACGGTTGGCTTGTTGCTTTTGCTCCAAAAGACAAACCCAAGTTTGCCGTTGCAGTACATGTTGAACATGGATGTCATGGCACAACAGCAGGGCCCATCGTTAAAGACATGATGCTCGCCTATTTTAGAAAATATGCCCCTGAATATTTAAAAACTTATGATGAGAAAATGAAAAAAGCAGGCAAAATCGTAGTTCCCGCGAAAGAGGCTCAATAA
- a CDS encoding response regulator: protein MDKSEIRVFIVEDDITLGKALVEMVKKLGYQPVLCPNPTEAQNQYRIQGAHLIIVDCLLPKMPGVDLAVKLRSDGAKETPIILMSGIYKDKGFIKDSVLKTGAIAFFTKPFNIEELSALINTTLEKFANKQESPLESLMTGSFSPAERTALISQLGIIDAFDIPWICSLMMIQGIKVTLQFQNEKEKASISFNQGKIVQIEMQNPESYFGALLIEGEYLTSEQLDAALKLQSPKRVGERLVDLNLLSPHVINLINAEQTAIRLSKIIKDTSYKISVSDKTSEASPASLDVEGLSSFLIDWINSKIQVSWLEQRYLQWINSPTVRSQTSSPHRRIWNLPPLKNVPAMISQFDKGASLGQVLAQAQYKEDLIYQVFHLLILIDHIRLKREVRAIDETAQLARLQKLYNEMQNQDFFATLGVNRNAKATDIKKTYHELAKIFHPDKLSGSASPQLKDLAQKVFGQMTKAYDILSNEQKKAVHVKEIEMGRAETILQAEALLEEGKTLLKSGLATKAQERFEEAIRLRPPTSELLIHLAWAKIMSMINQPNNEEQLMYVENTLNKIPPEDRHNFTYYFVKGLFQHIMGEDGAAKKNVLHALSLNPKFTEAERVLRFIEIKKNNEKVDLLSGDITSVVGNFFKKK, encoded by the coding sequence TTGGATAAATCGGAAATACGCGTTTTCATTGTAGAAGATGATATCACCTTGGGTAAAGCTCTGGTCGAAATGGTCAAGAAACTTGGGTACCAGCCTGTTTTATGCCCCAACCCTACTGAAGCTCAAAATCAATACCGCATTCAAGGCGCACATCTTATCATCGTGGATTGTCTTTTACCTAAAATGCCAGGTGTAGATTTGGCAGTAAAATTAAGATCTGACGGCGCAAAAGAAACCCCCATTATTCTTATGAGTGGAATTTACAAAGATAAGGGTTTTATCAAAGATTCTGTTTTAAAAACGGGGGCTATCGCATTTTTTACTAAACCATTTAATATTGAAGAATTATCAGCGCTCATTAATACAACTCTTGAAAAATTTGCGAATAAGCAAGAATCACCACTTGAAAGTTTGATGACGGGCTCATTTAGCCCGGCAGAAAGAACAGCACTTATTTCACAACTAGGAATCATAGATGCTTTTGATATTCCTTGGATATGCAGCCTGATGATGATTCAAGGAATTAAAGTCACTTTACAGTTTCAAAATGAAAAAGAGAAAGCGTCTATTTCTTTTAACCAAGGCAAAATTGTTCAAATAGAAATGCAAAATCCTGAATCATACTTTGGAGCTTTGCTTATCGAAGGGGAATATCTCACATCTGAACAATTAGATGCGGCTTTAAAATTACAATCGCCAAAGCGAGTTGGCGAGCGCCTTGTAGATTTAAATCTACTATCACCGCATGTTATTAATTTAATTAATGCAGAACAAACTGCAATTAGACTTTCTAAAATAATCAAAGACACCTCTTATAAAATTAGTGTTAGTGATAAAACCTCAGAGGCAAGCCCAGCAAGTCTTGATGTTGAAGGTCTCTCTTCGTTTTTAATCGATTGGATCAACAGTAAGATTCAAGTTTCTTGGCTTGAACAACGCTATCTTCAATGGATCAACTCTCCCACTGTGCGTAGTCAAACCAGTTCACCACATCGGCGTATTTGGAATTTACCTCCTTTGAAAAACGTTCCAGCCATGATTAGCCAATTTGATAAAGGCGCTTCACTGGGTCAGGTTTTGGCCCAAGCTCAGTACAAAGAAGATCTTATTTATCAAGTATTTCACTTACTCATTTTGATTGATCACATAAGACTCAAACGTGAAGTCAGAGCCATCGATGAAACAGCTCAACTTGCACGTTTGCAAAAACTTTATAATGAAATGCAAAATCAAGATTTTTTTGCAACCCTTGGTGTAAATAGAAATGCTAAAGCCACAGATATTAAAAAAACTTACCACGAATTAGCCAAAATATTTCACCCTGATAAATTATCTGGAAGTGCAAGTCCTCAACTCAAAGATCTTGCGCAAAAAGTATTTGGTCAAATGACTAAGGCTTACGACATACTTTCAAATGAGCAAAAAAAGGCTGTTCATGTAAAAGAAATTGAAATGGGTCGAGCCGAAACTATTCTTCAAGCAGAAGCTTTACTTGAAGAGGGTAAAACACTTCTAAAATCAGGCCTAGCTACAAAGGCGCAAGAAAGATTTGAAGAAGCCATCAGACTCAGACCTCCTACGAGTGAACTACTTATTCATTTGGCATGGGCGAAAATAATGAGCATGATCAATCAGCCAAATAACGAAGAACAGCTCATGTACGTTGAAAACACCCTTAATAAAATTCCACCCGAAGATAGACACAATTTTACTTATTATTTCGTAAAAGGGCTTTTTCAGCACATCATGGGTGAAGATGGAGCTGCAAAGAAAAACGTTTTACATGCACTTTCACTAAATCCTAAATTTACAGAAGCAGAGCGCGTTTTACGCTTTATTGAAATAAAGAAAAACAATGAAAAGGTTGATCTTCTCAGTGGTGACATCACATCAGTTGTCGGAAATTTCTTTAAGAAAAAATAA
- a CDS encoding glycosyltransferase family 2 protein, whose translation MLVSGFTVIRNAQIMGYPIVQSIRSILPLVDEFVIGLGQSDDKTRELLNQINDPKIKIFDSIWDTSKTVGGLILSEKTNEALDKCLGDWCFYLQADEVIHELDFATIYKSLEKYRNDAKVEGLLFKYLHFYGSYGVVAQARNWYRNEVRIVRRSAGARSFGDAQGFKVNNRKPLVKSCGGTVYHYGWVKKPEAMGQKNKHMFRWWHGNKYDDAFNNFAYKSGYGLRYFKGAHPAVMKELVAAQDWQFNLKKGVAHWNMKDYKNFFSDVVEKITGHRFGEHKNYILIKQ comes from the coding sequence ATGTTAGTAAGTGGGTTCACCGTCATTCGAAATGCCCAAATTATGGGTTATCCTATTGTCCAGTCCATACGCTCCATCTTGCCACTGGTTGATGAGTTCGTAATTGGCCTTGGTCAAAGTGATGATAAAACCCGTGAGTTACTTAATCAAATCAATGATCCTAAAATTAAAATTTTTGATTCAATCTGGGATACTTCAAAAACAGTTGGCGGTTTAATATTAAGTGAAAAAACCAATGAAGCCTTAGATAAATGCCTTGGAGATTGGTGTTTTTATCTTCAGGCAGACGAAGTAATTCATGAACTAGATTTCGCAACTATTTATAAATCATTAGAAAAATATCGTAACGACGCTAAAGTTGAAGGCCTACTTTTCAAATACCTCCACTTCTACGGTTCTTACGGAGTCGTAGCCCAAGCGCGCAATTGGTACCGCAATGAAGTCCGTATCGTAAGACGAAGCGCAGGTGCTCGTAGTTTTGGCGATGCGCAGGGCTTTAAGGTCAATAACCGCAAGCCTTTGGTCAAGTCATGTGGCGGCACTGTTTATCATTATGGATGGGTAAAAAAACCTGAAGCAATGGGCCAAAAGAACAAACATATGTTTCGCTGGTGGCATGGGAATAAATACGATGACGCATTCAATAATTTTGCGTATAAGAGTGGCTACGGACTAAGATATTTCAAAGGTGCACATCCTGCCGTTATGAAAGAACTTGTGGCCGCTCAAGATTGGCAATTTAACCTTAAAAAAGGTGTGGCCCACTGGAATATGAAAGACTATAAGAATTTTTTCAGCGATGTGGTTGAGAAAATCACAGGTCATCGATTCGGTGAGCATAAAAATTATATATTGATCAAACAATAA